A genomic stretch from Terriglobus sp. RCC_193 includes:
- a CDS encoding long-chain fatty acid--CoA ligase yields MDLRTLNDVFLKATSRGGERAILTPVGEEWEAISCDALYWRTRRLAAWMQSQGIAKGDRVGLIAENRWEWAVTDFASLAIGAIDVPMFPTLTPDQTKAQLADSGAKIVFVSTQDVAKKVVGTGFAGTIVTMDSGEVGVSFADLVAGEESSARDAAFDQVLTSVQPEDIATIIYTSGTTGDAKGVVLSHGNIASNLSMTTELFRFGSDDLMVSFLPLSHVTARHIDYLFYAENVTLAYVNRPERVLPAMAVVKPTIFVAVPRVYERVRQSAEGKALKAGGLKAKIFQWAIKTGAEHRDEVAQMQGDPSSLAWKIANKLVYSKLREAFGGRVKVFVAGGAPLGIDLAQWFASAGIPILEGYGLTETSPVIAVNLPGHNKLGTIGPKLKNVDVRFAEDGELEVRGPSIFQGYWQKPEQTADVMDGEWFRTGDIGNIDPEGFLSITDRKKELIKTVGGKFIAPQPIENKLKVSSLIGFVALQGDKRKYVAAVVSPNFPALEEWAKEQGITAPDRKTLVHDAKVLERYQKEFDRVNQEASPWEKVKRFRLVSDEWTVDGGEVTPSLKLKRRVVAANYAKEIEAMYSGADAE; encoded by the coding sequence ATGGACTTGCGTACGCTGAACGACGTCTTTCTGAAGGCCACTTCGCGCGGTGGTGAGCGCGCTATCCTTACACCCGTTGGCGAGGAGTGGGAGGCCATCTCCTGCGACGCTCTGTATTGGCGCACGCGGCGCCTGGCTGCGTGGATGCAGTCGCAGGGCATTGCGAAGGGTGATCGCGTTGGCCTTATCGCGGAAAACCGGTGGGAATGGGCCGTGACGGATTTCGCATCGCTCGCAATCGGTGCCATCGATGTTCCCATGTTCCCCACGCTGACGCCAGATCAGACGAAGGCACAGCTTGCCGATAGTGGTGCGAAGATTGTTTTCGTCTCCACACAGGATGTTGCGAAGAAGGTTGTTGGCACAGGGTTCGCAGGGACGATTGTCACGATGGACAGCGGCGAAGTGGGTGTTTCTTTTGCCGATCTTGTTGCGGGGGAGGAGTCTTCTGCTCGCGATGCAGCCTTCGATCAGGTGCTGACATCTGTGCAGCCGGAAGATATTGCCACCATCATTTACACCTCCGGTACCACGGGCGATGCGAAGGGCGTGGTGTTGTCCCACGGCAACATCGCTTCGAATCTGTCAATGACCACAGAGTTGTTCCGCTTTGGATCGGATGACCTGATGGTGTCGTTCCTTCCGCTGTCGCATGTAACGGCGCGGCACATTGACTACCTGTTCTATGCGGAGAACGTCACGCTGGCCTATGTCAACCGCCCGGAGCGAGTGCTGCCCGCGATGGCTGTCGTGAAACCCACAATTTTTGTCGCGGTGCCACGCGTGTATGAGCGTGTGCGTCAATCCGCAGAAGGAAAAGCGCTGAAGGCTGGTGGCCTGAAGGCGAAGATTTTCCAGTGGGCCATCAAGACTGGTGCGGAGCATCGTGACGAAGTGGCGCAGATGCAGGGCGACCCCTCTTCGTTGGCATGGAAGATTGCGAACAAGCTGGTGTATAGCAAGCTGCGTGAGGCCTTCGGTGGGCGCGTGAAGGTGTTTGTGGCTGGTGGCGCTCCGCTCGGTATTGATCTGGCGCAGTGGTTCGCTTCGGCGGGTATTCCAATTCTCGAAGGTTACGGGCTTACGGAAACGTCTCCTGTTATCGCTGTCAATCTACCGGGACACAATAAGCTTGGCACAATCGGACCGAAGTTGAAGAACGTCGATGTGCGCTTCGCAGAGGACGGAGAACTGGAAGTTCGAGGCCCCAGCATCTTCCAGGGCTATTGGCAGAAGCCAGAGCAAACGGCCGATGTGATGGATGGCGAATGGTTCCGGACCGGCGACATCGGTAACATCGACCCCGAAGGGTTCCTGTCCATTACCGACCGCAAGAAAGAACTCATCAAAACCGTTGGCGGCAAATTCATCGCACCCCAACCCATCGAAAACAAGCTGAAGGTCTCGTCCCTGATTGGCTTTGTGGCGCTGCAGGGCGATAAGCGAAAGTACGTTGCCGCGGTTGTCTCTCCAAACTTTCCTGCATTGGAAGAATGGGCTAAGGAGCAGGGAATTACGGCCCCTGATCGCAAAACTCTTGTTCACGATGCAAAGGTGCTTGAGCGGTATCAGAAGGAATTTGATCGCGTGAATCAGGAAGCTTCGCCCTGGGAGAAGGTGAAGCGTTTCCGGCTGGTATCCGATGAATGGACGGTGGACGGCGGCGAGGTAACGCCCAGCTTAAAGTTAAAGCGGCGCGTGGTGGCTGCCAATTACGCAAAGGAAATTGAAGCGATGTATAGCGGGGCAGACGCGGAATAG
- the accC gene encoding acetyl-CoA carboxylase biotin carboxylase subunit, with amino-acid sequence MFKKVLIANRGEIALRVISACRELGIRTVAVYSEADRNSLHVRFADEAICIGPPRSAESYLNVPAVISAAEIADVDAIHPGYGLLSENANFAEVCRASNIKFIGPRPEVTRMMGEKSTARQTMKAANVPILPGSDGVIGSVEEALQWAADVRYPVILKAVAGGGGRGMRIVRTAEELPGLYNQASTEALNAFGNGDLYMEKFIERPRHIEFQVLADEHGNVMSLGERECSIQRRHQKLIEEAPSLQITPEIRARLGGVIERSLREIGYWNAGTIEFLMDEDGEIYFIEMNTRIQVEHPVTELITGIDLVKAQLRIASGEKLPDIVPARPTINGHAIECRINAEHPEKFTPSAGKITAWNVPGGNGVRVDTNQYQEGVVPPYYDSMIAKVICHGKDREEAMNRMQRALSQFVVEGIHTTIPLQQKIFADPDFRKGDFDTKFMERFFEKEAARKKVEAENEPTGV; translated from the coding sequence ATGTTCAAGAAGGTCCTGATCGCAAACCGTGGCGAGATTGCGCTGCGGGTTATCTCGGCTTGCCGGGAGCTTGGTATCCGTACGGTGGCCGTGTACTCCGAAGCCGACCGCAACAGTCTCCACGTCCGCTTTGCGGATGAGGCTATCTGCATTGGGCCGCCGCGCTCGGCGGAGAGCTACCTCAATGTTCCTGCGGTCATCTCCGCGGCGGAGATTGCCGATGTGGACGCCATTCATCCCGGCTACGGACTGCTGAGCGAGAACGCCAACTTCGCCGAGGTATGCCGCGCCAGCAACATCAAGTTCATCGGACCGCGTCCTGAAGTGACGCGCATGATGGGTGAGAAGTCCACCGCGCGGCAGACGATGAAGGCGGCTAACGTGCCTATCCTGCCGGGGTCCGATGGGGTTATCGGATCGGTGGAAGAGGCTCTGCAGTGGGCTGCTGACGTGCGTTATCCGGTGATCCTGAAGGCTGTGGCTGGCGGCGGTGGACGCGGTATGCGTATCGTGCGCACGGCCGAGGAGCTTCCCGGTTTGTACAACCAGGCATCGACCGAGGCGTTGAACGCCTTTGGCAATGGCGACCTGTACATGGAGAAGTTCATCGAGCGTCCGCGCCACATTGAGTTCCAGGTGCTGGCGGACGAACACGGCAATGTGATGTCGCTGGGTGAACGTGAGTGCTCCATTCAGCGTCGTCACCAGAAGCTGATCGAGGAAGCTCCGTCGCTGCAGATTACGCCGGAGATTCGTGCGCGTCTTGGTGGCGTCATTGAGCGGTCGCTGCGCGAGATTGGCTACTGGAACGCTGGCACTATCGAGTTCCTGATGGATGAAGATGGCGAGATCTACTTCATCGAGATGAACACGCGTATTCAGGTGGAGCATCCGGTGACGGAACTGATCACGGGGATCGACCTGGTGAAGGCGCAGTTGCGCATTGCATCGGGCGAGAAGCTGCCGGACATTGTGCCTGCGCGTCCGACGATCAACGGTCATGCCATCGAATGCCGCATCAATGCCGAGCATCCGGAGAAGTTCACCCCTTCTGCAGGCAAGATCACGGCGTGGAATGTGCCCGGCGGAAACGGTGTTCGCGTGGATACGAACCAGTATCAGGAAGGTGTTGTTCCGCCTTACTACGACAGCATGATCGCCAAGGTTATCTGCCACGGCAAGGACCGCGAAGAGGCCATGAACCGCATGCAGCGGGCTCTGAGCCAGTTTGTGGTGGAAGGCATTCACACGACGATTCCGCTGCAGCAGAAGATCTTTGCCGATCCTGACTTCCGCAAAGGTGACTTCGATACGAAGTTCATGGAGCGCTTCTTTGAAAAGGAAGCTGCGCGCAAGAAGGTCGAGGCGGAGAACGAGCCTACTGGAGTGTAA
- the accB gene encoding acetyl-CoA carboxylase biotin carboxyl carrier protein: MMEQNDLQELRELVSFLKDNGIAEFDLHRGEQHVRIKFSQPAAPIAFDPAQFAHFAAAPHVAPAPVAAAPLAAPAPVAAAAPAEVLHEVKSPIVGTFYESSAPGAAAFVKVGDTISVGQVVCIVEAMKLMNEIESDVAGEVVKLLIENGKPVEYGQPLFAVRPR; this comes from the coding sequence ATGATGGAACAGAACGATTTGCAGGAACTCCGCGAGCTTGTCTCCTTCTTGAAGGACAATGGCATCGCCGAATTTGATCTCCACCGCGGCGAGCAGCATGTCCGCATCAAGTTTTCGCAGCCCGCTGCTCCGATCGCGTTTGATCCGGCGCAGTTTGCGCACTTTGCGGCGGCTCCGCACGTAGCCCCGGCACCCGTTGCTGCTGCTCCGCTTGCGGCTCCCGCGCCTGTAGCGGCTGCTGCCCCGGCAGAGGTGCTGCACGAGGTGAAGTCGCCTATCGTGGGGACGTTCTATGAGAGCTCGGCTCCTGGGGCTGCGGCGTTTGTGAAGGTGGGTGACACCATCTCCGTCGGCCAGGTGGTTTGCATTGTGGAAGCCATGAAGCTGATGAACGAGATCGAGAGCGACGTTGCGGGTGAAGTGGTGAAGTTGCTGATCGAGAATGGCAAGCCCGTGGAATACGGTCAGCCGCTGTTCGCGGTACGGCCGCGGTAA
- a CDS encoding M24 family metallopeptidase: protein MMHRGRIRQLVQELRLRSIPSLLVTHLPDVRYLTGFTGSNAALVVVAEPRVSARLFTDGRYTVQAKREVQGATVRIAPKSALVEACSWAEQHAARCGFDRTQTTVASLGVMKKASGKRSFFVPADGLIVALRVVKDAAEVEAMRHAASLTCSLYEGLLGWVEPGMRERDIAAELEHRARMAGAEAMSFETIVTAGERSSQPHARATEARIAPGDLVTLDFGILLDGYCSDMTRTFSIGFGEKPVPSRWKQRWAEQRVVFEAVMAAQQAAVNAVRAGVTCGEVDRAARSVLEGAGYGKYFTHSTGHGIGLEIHEVPRVGKDSKDVLKAGTVITIEPGVYLPGRFGVRIEDSVLVTEDGAEVLTPVHKGWMEL from the coding sequence ATGATGCATCGCGGACGTATCCGCCAGCTTGTGCAGGAGTTGCGACTCCGTTCCATCCCGTCGCTGCTGGTGACACACCTTCCAGACGTCCGTTATCTGACGGGCTTTACCGGATCGAATGCCGCACTGGTGGTGGTGGCAGAGCCACGTGTGTCCGCGCGACTGTTTACCGATGGTCGTTACACTGTGCAGGCGAAGCGGGAAGTGCAGGGCGCGACCGTTCGCATCGCCCCAAAATCTGCACTTGTAGAGGCATGTAGTTGGGCGGAACAGCACGCAGCCAGGTGCGGTTTTGACCGCACCCAAACCACAGTAGCCTCTTTGGGCGTCATGAAGAAGGCCTCAGGAAAGAGAAGCTTCTTCGTTCCTGCCGATGGCCTGATTGTCGCGTTGCGAGTGGTCAAGGATGCTGCCGAGGTGGAAGCTATGCGCCATGCGGCCTCTTTGACCTGTTCGCTCTATGAGGGCCTGCTTGGCTGGGTTGAACCGGGGATGCGAGAACGGGATATCGCTGCAGAGCTTGAGCATCGTGCACGGATGGCAGGTGCGGAAGCGATGAGCTTTGAGACGATTGTGACGGCCGGAGAACGCAGCAGCCAACCTCATGCGCGTGCAACCGAAGCCCGCATCGCACCAGGAGACCTGGTCACACTGGACTTTGGCATTCTCTTGGACGGCTACTGTTCGGACATGACGCGCACCTTCTCCATTGGATTCGGTGAAAAACCTGTTCCATCTCGCTGGAAACAGCGCTGGGCGGAACAGCGGGTGGTCTTTGAAGCGGTTATGGCGGCGCAGCAGGCGGCAGTGAATGCTGTCCGCGCAGGCGTCACCTGCGGCGAGGTGGACCGTGCTGCGCGGTCGGTTCTGGAGGGGGCTGGGTATGGAAAATACTTCACCCACTCCACCGGACACGGCATTGGATTGGAGATTCATGAGGTTCCTCGGGTGGGGAAAGATAGTAAAGACGTTCTGAAGGCCGGAACCGTGATTACAATCGAACCCGGGGTGTATCTGCCCGGACGCTTCGGCGTGCGCATCGAAGATTCTGTGCTGGTCACGGAAGATGGCGCCGAGGTGCTGACCCCGGTGCACAAAGGCTGGATGGAACTGTAG
- a CDS encoding metallophosphoesterase translates to MLMTVERTVRIRNLPAPFHGFRIAQLSDFHFHNYDESFFVRHAVQRVNELAPDMVALTGDFVTASSDYSQNQAVPNAYACAEILSGLKCPTRLCSLGNHDAVIKRTVSDALQRNGLKLLMNQFTALERRGERIWISGIADAYFDVPDLSRAMPQRKPNEPIILLGHEPDFADVAAQNNDVDLMLAGHTHGGQVRLPFLPALLLPAMGEKYVEDLHTVGSSGMQLYVNRGLGCMHLPFRFNCPPELTLLTLQPA, encoded by the coding sequence ATGCTCATGACCGTGGAACGTACGGTCCGCATCCGCAATCTGCCTGCACCATTTCATGGCTTCCGTATCGCGCAACTCAGCGACTTCCACTTTCATAACTATGACGAATCATTCTTCGTCCGCCATGCCGTTCAGCGCGTGAACGAGCTTGCGCCGGACATGGTGGCACTCACAGGCGATTTCGTCACCGCAAGCAGCGACTACAGCCAAAATCAGGCTGTCCCGAATGCTTATGCATGCGCAGAAATATTAAGTGGCCTTAAGTGCCCGACACGTCTCTGCTCACTCGGTAATCATGATGCGGTCATTAAGCGTACGGTAAGCGATGCATTGCAGCGCAATGGCCTCAAGCTCTTGATGAATCAGTTCACCGCGCTGGAGCGGCGAGGTGAGAGGATTTGGATTTCCGGCATTGCGGATGCCTATTTCGATGTCCCGGATCTCTCACGAGCGATGCCGCAAAGGAAACCCAACGAACCCATCATCCTACTGGGACACGAACCGGATTTTGCCGATGTCGCCGCGCAGAACAATGATGTTGACCTGATGCTGGCGGGACACACACATGGAGGCCAGGTACGGCTTCCTTTTCTACCAGCTCTCCTCCTGCCCGCTATGGGTGAGAAATATGTGGAAGACCTTCACACGGTAGGATCATCGGGAATGCAACTTTATGTAAACCGCGGACTTGGCTGCATGCACCTGCCGTTCCGGTTTAATTGCCCGCCGGAACTCACGCTGCTTACGCTGCAACCCGCCTGA
- a CDS encoding helix-turn-helix domain-containing protein, with the protein MPNAAETAIREVMDIRQAAGYLGISSDTLYRYASEGFVPAFKLGNRWRFKKTLLDTWMDRQSGVVVPEPVMVKSESKKPARSAK; encoded by the coding sequence ATGCCGAACGCCGCAGAAACAGCCATCCGCGAAGTCATGGATATCCGCCAGGCTGCTGGATATCTGGGAATCAGCAGCGACACGCTGTACCGCTACGCCTCGGAAGGATTTGTGCCAGCGTTTAAGCTTGGAAATCGCTGGCGGTTTAAGAAGACCCTGCTGGACACGTGGATGGATCGCCAGTCGGGGGTCGTTGTGCCGGAACCGGTGATGGTGAAGTCTGAATCCAAGAAGCCAGCACGTTCTGCGAAATAG